Within Aspergillus oryzae RIB40 DNA, chromosome 2, the genomic segment TAGTATAGAAAACTTCCCATGCTTCTTTGTCCGTATTTGAGCCTGGCTCAAAgtcgtctttctctccagtTTTGGCCACGATCATAAATCCTCGCTTCCCACCATTCTCAAGTCGGAAGCCAGCAGACACgtctttgttgttgacgTATGTGATGCCATGTACTGCACGTGAGCCGAGATAGGGTGTAAGATTGGCCTTGAAGTTGATCGACAGATTGTTGCCAAAAATTACTGGCCCTTTCCACTCAATTCCTTCCTTCCGCCGAGTAGCGCTCCGATTCCCATCGCACGCAACCAGGTACTGTGTCTTGTACTTGATGTACTTTTCTGATCTGGTGTCTTAACAAACCACTATAACGCcatccttctgctcctcgtAGTGCACGACTCGTGTCCCGAAACATTGCTCTGCCCCGAAACGATGCGCCCCGCGACGAAGCAACGGTTCAAACATATTTTGTGTTAGCCACAAACGCTTGCATGGTGTAAGCTTAGCAGTTCGGGCTGGGTCTGGCTCCTGCATTCCAGCGAGAACTTCTCCCCCAATGAGTTTGTCCACGATAAGCAGTCCCGCATCCAAGTCAAAATCGGATGCACTCTCGATTTCCATCTCACCATCCAAGCCCAACTGCCTAAAAATCTCCATCGTTCTTAATAAAAATAGTGCGACACGAAGATGCGTCGCTGTTGATGGATGTCGGTCGAAGGAAATGGTCTCTATGCTGCGTAGCTATCAtcaatatagaaatatatatagctttcGTTATTGATCTCACCCACAATACCCCAGCAGAATGCTCAGCGTCATTCCGACCATACTCGAACCAATTATGATAACCGgccattcttctttctccaaggGTATTTTCCGGTGATCGAATTCGCCAAAACTAAACTCAGTGTGCTGCGCTCCCCGGAGAACAGTTTCGTGTTTATGCGTTAGAGCAACTCATGATGTCAGCTTGGATTGGGCAATGTCGCACTGGTGGGCTAAGGCAGAGGCTGTACATACCAAAGATTCTTTTTATAATCCATTCGGACAGTTTAGTAGTCTTCAAAATAACCTTAATCATCCAATATATGTGGGGCCGACGTATGAGACttaagaaaaagatattCCCCTCATACCGAATGGAGGTCGTTTTCT encodes:
- a CDS encoding uncharacterized protein (predicted protein) codes for the protein MAGYHNWFEYGRNDAEHSAGVLWLRSIETISFDRHPSTATHLRVALFLLRTMEIFRQLGLDGEMEIESASDFDLDAGLLIVDKLIGGEVLAGMQEPDPARTAKLTPCKRLWLTQNMFEPLLRRGAHRFGAEQCFGTRVVHYEEQKDGVIVVC